The DNA window TCTAAAAAAGCCTTTGCCCGCTTATTTCACGAATTAAGGAGTTTTATTTTTTCAGAGCCCGCATCGGGATAACAATGAAGCCGTACGCAACAACGGCAAAAATGATAATCGACAACCAGGCGCCCCAGGTGTGGACGAAAGCAAATTCCGGTATGCCGGCAATCCACTGGGTAAGCGAGGGAATTCCCGAAAGAACCAGCGCGGCCAGGAATACCCCCGTCAGTGCTTCTCCGGCAATAAATCCCGAAGCCACCAAAATGCCTGTGTTTGTCACACGTTCCTGTCCTTCCTTTGAAATCTTTTTGGCTTTCATGATTTCATCGGAAACCCACTTGATAATGCCGCCGACGAATATGGCAAATGTGGTTTCAAAAGGAAGGTACATACCGACGGCAATCAACATGGGCGCCGGTGCGTTCACCATGATCAGGGAAATACTGAAAAACATGCCCACAATCACCAGTCCCCAGGGCATTTGACCGCCTACAATTCCTTTGGCCAGCTGTGCCATTAACCCGGCCTGAGGAGCCGGAAGCTGGACATCGCCAATGCCGATTCCACCGGCAGCAATGTTTCCCTCGTGAAGAATGATCATGGGGAAAACCAGCACAAACGACACAATCACCACGCTTACGATTTCTGCGATTTCCATTTTCCAGGGGGTACCTCCCAGCAGGTGCCCCACTTTCAGATCCTGAATCATGTCTCCGGCCATGGACGTGGCGGCACAAACCACCGCTGCTACGGCCAGAACCGCTGCAATTCCGTGGAGACCCGTGAGGCCGATTGCCACCATCAAGAGCGCGGCAATGATGAGCGTGGAAAGGGTTAGTCCCGAAATAGGTTGATTGGAACCGCCCACCAGTCCGACCAGCCACCCGCCAACGGCTGCAAACAAAAACCCGGTAACCAGCATAACGACAGCTGAGATCACGGCACCCCAGAGGTTGTCGGAAAAATAGTAGTACAGGAAAAACATGGGAATTACCAGCGCCACCGTGGAAAGTAAAATGACGCGAAGGTTCAAATCCTTTTCCAGACGATTCTCTTTTCCTTCTTTATCCGTTGTGACGACCGGCTTGCTGAACGCCCCTTTAAATGCGCTGGCCAGAGAATCCTTCAACCCGTAAAGCGTGTAAAGCGAGCCCACTAACATGGCACCCACCGCAATGGGCCGCACCTGCGTGTACCAGATGGAGTAGGTGATTTCACTCATTGGAGCAGGGTGCCCGTGAATGAGCAGCTGACGGGGCAGCTCCGGATTCAGAAAAAGCGACAGCGGAATCAGAACCAGCCAGGCAATGACCCCACCCGAGAAATTGATGGCCGCCAGTTCCGGACCGATAATGTAACCGACGCCCATAAGTGCCGGTGATGCAAGGGGAGTTGAAAAGGCGATCCCGCCCCGATGCACAATGTTGCCCATGGCCTCACGGGTGCTGCTGATGTGGTGAATCACCGAACGGGGAAATCGGATAAATACCTCCACCGATTCCCGAAAAATGGTAAATCCGGTGCTGTTTTTCAGAAGTTCAATCAGCACGCCGATTCCCATCGAACCAAAAACATACCCGGCTCCGCTTTCTCCCTTTTGTCCCGCTTTGACAATTTCGTAGCAGGCGTAACTTTCCGGGAAGGGGAGGTCGGCATCCACAACCAGGGTTCGGCGGAGAATAATGACGAATAATATTCCAAGCACCCCGCCAATCAACAGGATAAACGAGGTCTCCCAATAGTGGAAGGTTGTCCAGAGGCGCTGGCCATTTAGCCGAACCATGACAAAAGCGGGGACGGTGAAGATGGCACCTGCGACCAG is part of the Calditrichota bacterium genome and encodes:
- a CDS encoding oligopeptide transporter, OPT family, with product MAHKRIDKPYIPAHTKLPELTIKALALGVVMAVVLGAANAYLGLKAGMTISATFPAAVIAIAAFRLPFFKGNVLEQNIARTAASVGEALVAGAIFTVPAFVMVRLNGQRLWTTFHYWETSFILLIGGVLGILFVIILRRTLVVDADLPFPESYACYEIVKAGQKGESGAGYVFGSMGIGVLIELLKNSTGFTIFRESVEVFIRFPRSVIHHISSTREAMGNIVHRGGIAFSTPLASPALMGVGYIIGPELAAINFSGGVIAWLVLIPLSLFLNPELPRQLLIHGHPAPMSEITYSIWYTQVRPIAVGAMLVGSLYTLYGLKDSLASAFKGAFSKPVVTTDKEGKENRLEKDLNLRVILLSTVALVIPMFFLYYYFSDNLWGAVISAVVMLVTGFLFAAVGGWLVGLVGGSNQPISGLTLSTLIIAALLMVAIGLTGLHGIAAVLAVAAVVCAATSMAGDMIQDLKVGHLLGGTPWKMEIAEIVSVVIVSFVLVFPMIILHEGNIAAGGIGIGDVQLPAPQAGLMAQLAKGIVGGQMPWGLVIVGMFFSISLIMVNAPAPMLIAVGMYLPFETTFAIFVGGIIKWVSDEIMKAKKISKEGQERVTNTGILVASGFIAGEALTGVFLAALVLSGIPSLTQWIAGIPEFAFVHTWGAWLSIIIFAVVAYGFIVIPMRALKK